The genomic segment TCTCCCCGAAGGAAATACTGACTCACCCTCTGACCATTACCAACCCAGCCATCATCTCCCATATCTCTCGGGTCTTACGCCTGAAGGCCGGCGATAAAATAGTGCTCCTCGATGGTGAAGGGGATGAATACGAGGCCTTTCTTACCAGGATAGGCGATCGAGCGATTGAAGTTGGGGTGGCTAACAAGATTTCCCATCCTCCCCCTGAATTTGAGATCACCCTTATCCAATCCCTTCTAAAGGCTAAAGGAATGGAATTAGTCATCCAAAAAGCCACTGAGTTAGGGGTAAATAGAATAATTCCTGTGATTACCCGACACTCAGTAGCCAGACCCAGGGGAAGGCAAATCTCCCATTATCAAGGCCGGCTTGAGCGAATTGCCCTCTCTGCCTCTACTCAATCCGGCCGGGTCAGAATACCGACTATCGAGCCAGCCACTGATTTTGACCGGGTTTTAGACCAAGTAACCGGTGATCTTCGGCTTCTACTCTGGGAAG from the bacterium genome contains:
- a CDS encoding 16S rRNA (uracil(1498)-N(3))-methyltransferase, with the translated sequence MTHRRFFLSPKEILTHPLTITNPAIISHISRVLRLKAGDKIVLLDGEGDEYEAFLTRIGDRAIEVGVANKISHPPPEFEITLIQSLLKAKGMELVIQKATELGVNRIIPVITRHSVARPRGRQISHYQGRLERIALSASTQSGRVRIPTIEPATDFDRVLDQVTGDLRLLLWEEERDRKIGETLKPGLEVKKTALLVGPEGGFTLEEVEMARTRGWITVSLGRQRLRSETAAIVGLGILNVYHDL